The Maylandia zebra isolate NMK-2024a linkage group LG1, Mzebra_GT3a, whole genome shotgun sequence DNA segment tagtcGAATGATTTAATGTTACTCTAATTTTAGGTTCTACAGTTTCCTTGCTTATAgtgagaacccacacaaacacagggataACCTGAAACTCCACGCAAAAAGGCCACAGCCAGAGCTGAGCTCAGGGTCTTCTGTGGTGTGGTGGTTAGCACAACCACACCACCATGCAGCCCTGTTGAATTCAGAATTGAATTTTAAATCCCTCTGCTCACATTCAAAGTCtcgaataatcaggccccatcacATCTTAAAGTGCTCAGTTCCATATTGTCTCAATAGACTGCttctaattaattaaatatctcGTGTAATTTGCTCTTCTTTTTGGTGgattgacttttttttattttccaagaATTAAACTGGACTGATGAAAAAGGGTGTGGGTGAAATGTATACAGTAAATCCTCCACTCCACTGTATCTTAACTGGTGGTGTCACAGAGGGCTCCCAAATCAGGCTGACCACAGACAGCTGCTCACCATGCCACACTCTCGACATGTACATGCACTTTCATCTGAAGCTTAGCAGCTTATCTCTGGTCGTGGCAACTGCAGAGAGTCTGCCTCTTGGCAATGTGATATGGCTTCCTCTCACGAACATGGCTATTTGTGTGAGCGAGCCAGTGTAACCCGCAGAACTTGTATGTATCATCATTACAAATGGTTTCTATCCTAAAACAGCTTACCAGGTTACTGTTACTACTGCTTTAAAGATTGGCTATTAAAAGCATCAGACATCCAATAAGAGGTAAGTAGTAAGTGGTTACAGTTGTTACAGCGTGATCACTTAAATGGAAAGCATGAGCTATGTCTAGCTTTAACTACATAAAACATACCACAgaaatactttttgtttttcgaTGGAAACACATATATTTAGTATTATGAAGCTAATTTTCGGCTAATGTTTAACATGTTTCCTGCATAAGGTTAAGGAGGAAAAACATACATAGGAAGATATACATAACAGTATTTGTTTGAACTCACATGTTTGTAGCCATCAACAGATCACACGAAAAGTTTTAACCTTCCAAGTGTTAAGATTTTGAGAAATCTCCACATGGTCATCCATTTATATCAGATGCACTTTTAGTCACCACCTGGGATAAGACAGGCTTACTTGTACTTATCCTAGtgatttttaaatttcaaagaTGGAAAGGAAAGTATAGTCCTGGCCTGAGGTGTATCATTAGGTGCATACAAACTAAAGAAACGCTCTCGAACTCAAAGCGGTCATCCTCTGAAAGCAATTCTGAAGTATAATAAAGAGCATAATAGTTCCTGCAGAGCTGTAGTTTGTTAGCCACAAGCTTTTAATCACATTGTATACAGATAAAAAATTCTGAAGTGATTTAAAGATTACGCAAGTGAGCATCACGGAGAGCATCGCTCATCATAAACAGAAATCTTTTGTAAGATCCTGGCAAAGCTAATAAATGCCATAATTGCCCTGTGTAAAGCTGCATTGTCCATAACTAATGAAAACCAAGAGAGCAGAGCAATCAGTAAAAGAAACACCAGCTGACCATTTTTGACTGGAGCTTTCAGGCCCTTTATTAAAATTCGCAAACCACCAACTGCAATTTATTCTAGACATGTGAATTTCAGACCGGGTTCATAGATGGATGTTTTGTTACATGAACCCTGAAATTCTTTtctcaaaagaagaagaagaagtgttcAAAAACTTACAGTCCATACATCTACATTGCGAGTCTCAGATGCCATATAGCTGAAAGTGTCATTTCTTACTGTATCCTACTGCATCATCTTTTCTCTGTAGCCTGGCATGaggctgcttcttctttttttctgacattttcttcttcttctttttttttttttactgactttGATCTCCACTCCTTTCAACTCTTCACATATGTTGGTAATAGCCTTGGTGTTCATGGAGATTTTCTCCTCCAGTGCAGAGTAACGGTTGGATAATGCATTCACGCCTTTTGAAATGACGGCACTGGAGACAGTGCCTTCTTCCCATCTGTAAGCCTGTCTCTGCTGCTCAATCTCTTTGGTTCAGGACACTTCATAAGTGTGGCAGGTAAAAGTGTTAAGGATGTAGAACATGCTTTGCAAGTTCCAAATTTGGAGGTCTTAAGAAAGGTGATCTACTACTGACTGTTCATTTCAACTTTGTTAACCTCTACAGATCTGAACATCCAcgatttttttgtcatttcataAAGAACTTTAACTGAAATGATCTCTGTGTATAAGCCTTATAAGCCTATAACTTGAAGTTGTACCATTTCTCAGCTCTTGGAGTTATAGTCAACAAGCAGATCTAGATATGGTTTTCCACATGCAATGACTTCCCCTTTTTATTACGCTCTCATTGTTCTTCTTCTACTGATTTATCATCCAGCCAAGCAAAATAAATATGTGGTCTTACATTTGAACCTTTGTTCTTTTgcagttctttttctttttctttctttctttctttataagCTCGTTAGTACAGACggacattgtttttttgtttttttttcattttacaatGCTGCCCACTGTGCTTTTTATGAAACTCTCGCCTCTTCTGTTGAGCCCAATAATTGCCCTGCAGTTAAAAAAAGGCTTTGGATTCACTCACATGGGCTGGGGACTACTATCATGTGACTTCCAAAAAAGCCAAACTTGAAACAGATATCATTATATCATTATTCTTAGCTTAGCTGATATGGGCTTTGTGTCATATGACAATTGgaaatataagattttttccATTGTGAGACGCAATCCAGATGTCTAGTTTtccaacagttttttttaaacaactagCAACTTGTTATTGTCTGCAAGCAGACATAGCAAGAATTATTCAAGGTGTCAGGAGATATCAGTATTGATTTCCATTACTACTAATTGGCAAGTTGTAATAGACTTTAATTGTCCTttttgaggatgatgatgagttaCTGCTGAGCTTATGTGGTTCTTTAAAAACTGTTGGGCAAATTAAGATAAATTACAATAAATAGGAAGGTCTACCAACCAGATTCATTACATTTTCATCCACCtgaaaagtgtttttgtgtgctGTTAAACCATAATGTTATAATTCAGTtgttattactattattgtttATAGCAATAGTAGTAGCATTTTATTAATTGCTAGAGTTGCAATCAGGTCTTCTCTATCCTTGAATGCTATATGCTGTGCAAACTCGAGTGCCGATATGAGTTTAAAGTCTAGTTAATAAAAATAGTCAATATAAATACGTGCAAATGATCTAGAGGTACTGATGGATGGAAGGTCAACTTCTGGCTTACACCATAGATAGAAAGTCTGAGCATGTGGCACAGAGTCAGTTATACATAAActctacttctttttttttttttttttggcctgtcccgtttggttcttttgccatcagaattatcgtctaaaggccaagaaagatgcccaatggatttactttaccaaatggaccatcccttgccgtattggtccatttgattgacctttgtttttattatttattttattttattttcacttgctacacacgggacagacatgactgggggaaagaaaagggagaaagaaagagaggtagggaaagaaaaacagcggggaagaggaacggtgataaagggcaaaaaacaaaaacaaacaaaaacaaacaaacaaacaaaaaatacatatatcaatcacctggatcacctgttgagaaagaaaaaagagaatacaagcaaaaaaagagagcaatataatGAACAACATCATCGCGAtaatctatgtgaatataacagtaaatactaaatgttgaatattattgtgcagcacgtaagatcgacagcgcagtgtgctttgaggtaggagccaaaaagggtgtagtttgtgtctgtgagcactcgtGTGTatacctgtgagcatgagcgtgcttgtattcaaaaggttccttcatgtaatgatctgctagagggtgtggggagccacagccccgtcctccagggcatgaagcaggtatggaggagatccaggctccagacatccagaggccctcagagcACAGGCTCACTCCTGGTTGCTGCTTGTCgaggcctggagcctggggctcgttCAGGTCCCTtcggggggtggggtgccctcggcctctgggcctggggctcggtcactctggcacagctggctgccggcggagctcaccggcttctgctccgcggctgctgagtgacccctcatctggggctctcctcagctctttccgggagaGTGGCACGGTtgtccctctgttggtcttccttggtctccgGTGCGTACCTGAACGCTCatccccggacaccaagaaccaccaacgcaccaatGTCTGAGGgtgtctgccactggcagggggagtggtgggagcagataggcctccatacctaaCCTCTGCTAACAGCAATTACAGTGAACAATTACCAAGAAAAGCAGCttacagaagaaaataaagagcTGCACTCTCTCAGCACTGCACATCATAAAGGTATTTAAGTGTGCTGTTGGCTAAGAGGATATTATTGAAAGTGACAGTTGCTTAGTGTAATTAAAGGTGAggagctcagcacagcagagTTTACTTCCTAATAGTGACACAGTGATTTTTCTAAAccttgattatttttttatgtttagtttAAAGTCATTACTGAGATAATAACCATGTGTGTGGTTATTCCATATTTAAGGCTATGAAGAGTCTGGTGACTGTCATGGAAAAAATCCACATTAGCTGGGACTATAACAGGATAAACAGCTGCTGTGAATGTGTACCGTGTTATATTTGAGTTGTTAGGAGACATGGGTTAGAAGGAATGGTCTTTTAGAAATACCCCATCTCTGTGATACCACTGGCAAGACGCAATGATATTGACTTAAATATGGGGAAATGAGAGGCTGCCATAAGATGTCCTCTGTGCTTTGTTTCCAGCAGATAGGCAAAAAGCTTTGAAGTGTGGATTGGCACAGCAGGGTGCTAGCTTCTGTAAAGGGAAGATGCTAAACGCTAAAGGATGAGAAGGACATGAGGTAGTCTATTACCAATAAAGGAGCAAAGAGAGGGGGAAAGGCAAATCCAATGATAATGTACATCTGTTCCAGTGAATTTATGAGCTTTGAACATTTTTTCATGTGGGATAAGTGGTTCTTTTTTCTTACAGAATCTCAGAACTTCAAAGCAGATTTGCTTTGGATAATGCAAATGATCGGAATATGCCGGTCCCAGCCTCCTCAAGAGCAtgaaaagaaaaggggaaaatagAGAATTAAAGCTAATTGCCATGGCAGTCTTTTATGTGTCTAAAGAAgggcaaaaataaaacacttcaaTTATTGTCAAGTTCATTCAATTAGGAAAGACGCTGACAAAGTGTTAAAGTTCAGTGTGACTGACCCAGAACTCATTTTCATTAAATGCCACTTTTCATTTTGGACAATTCCTTTGTTATAGCTGATGAAATCATAATTAGAAGGATTTAATTCATCCTGTAATTACTAAGATGGCAATGACTTTGTTTAGCTCTGGTGCTGTGGTGGCTCGTGCATAGGActgaaagttatttttccactaGTCCAGTATTTCTTATATATCATAACTCCAGAacaatgtgaacattttaagcAAACACAATCTGTTTATTAagttattattatgttatttaGTATTgggtataaaaaaaacaacaacaaacacaggaTCACAGTTTAATTTTGTCTTGTATATTCTGATCCCTATGTTTTTGAAGAACTTGGTCAAATGAATGGCAGAAGTAAAGAACAATGTTCTATGCATCCTTTATTTTACCTTTGCCAAGCAAAAGAGATTGTGAGGCTATACGGTGAgtccattttaaaaagttaaaatagaTTGTTTTGCATCTACAGCAGTCTGCATGAGAGGTTTAAGAGGATCCGTGATATTGATATGTGGCCTGATCTTTGCAGTTTTATTGCATGAACTGATGTAATAACACAGAGAGCAAAGTTGTTTTGCCATTTTACATACATTTATATCTAAACTCAGTCTTAATCCGCTTTAACTTATGAATTAAATAGCTCACCATAAGATATAAACCctgccacaacaacaacacaaaaggcAGCAGACTGTTCCTTTTCACGCCATTCTGCAAATTGCACTGTCCAACTTTTTCAAAGTCCAAATCTGTCTGGACTTCCAGAGGCTGACTCCAGACTTCTCGAGATagcaaatgaataaaacaaggCTCCAGAAAGTTGCATTGGTTTTTAGTAGATCATTGGAGCTCTTTCTTTTTGCAACATCAAAGGCAGCCGCAGCTCTTTGATGTGGCAGCATGCTGTTTAAGGTACAGACTGAATGGAGAGGTGTCAAGCTGCAAGGTGCCTCTGTAGTTTACGTTGAGTGCTGCAAAGAGCTGCAGATGAAAGGCGCAAACAGAGTTTGATAATGAATGTCCAACAAGTAGGACCCATCTCAGACAGCGCACACTCAGCAGGGTGCTTGCGCTAACCTTGAGCACAGCACCCTAAACCTCGGGCAGATGCCGGAGACCAGACTCCTTCAACTTGGCTGCTCCTGCAAAAAGGGAGCTCTCAGATGTGAGCTTTAATCTTCCTGTCAATTAAATCCTGAttgacacacacacccatacacacaTCATCATGGACACATGCTCCTCTTAACCCGTCAGCTCCGAAAGCGACGCCATCCACTTCCTCTGCTGAATACTTGTCTTTCTGGCTTGAAGAGGCTATTTCTAATTATACATAAATCCTTCCAATATAAAAGGCATTTTATGGCTTATATTTATGCATGCTGCACTAGTTGTCCTCCAACTTTAACTTTAGAAATTGAATGAGGTAATTCACTCAGCCATTCTCTCAGTGGAAAGCAATATTACAGCATGTCAATATACCACACACTCAGCTTTTTAACCTGCAATACCACAGATAACATGGCTGCcttgttgtttttagtttgcaacctgttaaaataaaagttttactGCTTGTGTAAACAAGCACACTGGGAAGAATGCTTTTTTTGCATCACTGGTTTGAAGTTCTCTGTATTTTGATTAAAACATCTCTAATATTCCATCTTATTTATGTTTCCTAGAGAATTATGTCTAGGAGTTATGGGAACTGATCTCTGAAACaaatattaaacttttaatTATAAAAAAGATATGACTGTTTTCCAAAGTCTTTTTGACAAAGTGCCACTATAATTTCAGTAACCTGCTAAGGAAGCACTATCTCATACAAAAACATAAACTGTTAGCTGACTGATTTTAAGTCAATGCATTTTAACAATAATGCAAATCGGTGTGCTCATGTTTGTGGTGTCATTGTACCGAATTTCCCTGACAGTGATCAATTACAGCTTCTGATTATTTGACTGTTTGATTTTGTCATatcatgttatgttatgttatgttattttttttgcaatatagTAGTTTCAAAGTTCACTacatatgttttaaaaacaagcaaactttGTGTAACTGTAAGATTACACTAAAATGAAACATGCCGGCTTGCTTCTGGGAGTTCTGAATCTCTGGTAAAGCAATCAGTACACAAACAGCCCATCAGTGCACCTGGCTTAACACTGAGCTCACAACATGTGCTTTTGATATCTGCACAGAAAGAATGCACAGTGATAAAATGGCTGCAGCCAAAGTATTCCATCTCTGTTACAGGAGTGAGAAGGATCCAGCCCTGAGCTGCACTCTTACTCATAGACATGCAGTTTAAAGCTGATTTAGTGGGTGAGGTTATTTAGTGCTGGGTGGGTCAAGACTTAACACTCATGTCCAATAAAGTCCAAGATAGGGATTAGATCCTGTGGTTCAAGCATAATTTGATGTCATTTGCGATTTCAAGCTTgtcatgaaaaataaataaataaataacatacacAAACACGCATACACATACAGAGGAAGACAGCCATAGGGATAGAAGTAGCTATACTGAATGACAGAGACATCAGGTAGAAAGAACATGTGAAGCTGAAAAAGTACCAAAGGCtaagagaagagctcgagaagatgtggaggatgAAGGCAACGGTAGTCTTAGTGGTAATCCCAGCATTTGGTGGCGTGACCACCAAGCTCCAGCACATCCCAAGAGCAacatctctgtccagaagagcgcagtcccaggaacagctaagatactgtgcaggaccatcaagctcccaggcctctggcaGAGGACCTCTACTTGAAGgataaagaattttttttatatatatatagttgtcTTTAAAGTGATTGAACAACAAAACAGCTcctaataatataaaaataatactaataatgaaGAATATTATATAGTCCAAACAAATGAAGTGGAGTTACATATTTTtcctgcaataaaaaaaagtgtttggaACTGTCTCTAAACAGAGCACAGAAATATACAGCTATGTCTTTTGGGACCgtgtgtgtattttattattttattttcgacATTATTTTACCCTTTTTCTTATGTGTTGAAACTTCTCTCGACCCCCCTGCTGTGATTTGGATAACAGAACTCCACCTTAAAGCTTCAAGTAAGATGCCTGACAGAGAGCACTCTGCATTACACTCCCCTTGGTGGAGTTGCCTGTTTTCAGACAAGAAGAACaagcaaaagaagaagagaaactcCCGTTTGAAAGTTTTACTCCAGTTTGTCTTTGATTACTCCTGCCCTTGAGTGTTTGAGGATTTTCTCGAACAGGGCACAGCGAACACACACAATAAGCTAATCATGTTACTCAGGAGGGAGCTGTAATAATGAAAATGATAAATATATGACTGCCCGAAAAGTCACTCTCGCACCTATTTTATCTCAGCTTCAAAGAATGCAGAGGGAGTAAGGAGCATTATGTGCGGTTTtagggttgggtttttttgaagTTTAGATCAGATGCACAGCATGCAGCCTACACTGCAGGTTCTCAGTTTCTGTTCTAACATTGTAAAACTGATGCCGTAGCAAGATGATTTCCTACAACCTCTTTATgaatctgctgggattttctgcTTGATTTCTAATTGAACCGCAGTATCTTGTGCCCACAGACACAGTTTGAGCTCTGATTGAATTGATTCGAAGAAGACAGCTTTAGTGATACAAAAAGAAACTGTTAAAAGTGGAAAATCTGTGCCGACACCATGTTGTTTTCTTATGCAATAGTTCCATCAAGTGGTTGCAACACCAAACTGCGATGGGGATTGGAAATACCTAAGACCCGTAAAAGTTTCTGccactttctttaaaagaagagagaaaaaaaatcccacccCAAATTACCCTTTCTATTCAACcttctgcttttttaaaaactgcagttcctctttgCGGTCTGAAGAATGCAGTATCTTGCAAACGAGACAAGAGGATGTGGAAGTCTCAGTGAAATGTAAGCGCTTGAGTGTGGCAAGCTATATTTAACCAACCTTAAGTATCAAGTCACCATTGTTTGCTCTGTTTGGAAAGCACCAGGGAAGTTGACCATTGCGTCTATGCCACATCTCCGCCTGTATTTAGCTACCATATTATGGGAGGGACTTGGAATCAGGGCAAGTTTCACTTTCAGCTGCAGAATAGGGAAGAGGTAGGACCCTATAACTCTACAGCGGCTCTGTTCGTATGACAGAGGGAGGAAAGAAAGCCAAGTAAGTAAGtgttcttttttgtggttttattttgtgttacttACGTCTGCAATTGAGGTCGCTTAGTCGGCTATTCCGTACTTGTACATGTTTTAAAGGGACCAGCAACACATTTGATGTGTATGTAATGGTAGCCATATATTCTTTTCATTCTGGTTTAACTTTTTGTTATGGCTTAAGAGAAAGACGCACAAAATGACATGTACTGCTGTATGGTATTTAAAACAGAGttagaaaagaaagaaggaagctCTAGTTGGCCCATAGTAACATGTTGACATTTGGCCATTTGCTGTGACAGGTTTTCACACCACAAGAAGCAGAAGTAACCACAAACTGAATGTCCCTGAGCATGGGCACTGATATGGAGAAAGAATGCTTGCCGAGGAACTAGTGCTTAAACAAAGGACGAAGATACTGCATGcactgtgcagcagtgggtcagCTGAGCATCTGGAGAGGGTTCTGGATATACTGCTTGCCCAGGGGGCGCTCATATGGGAGGACTACCAGAACATACAGGTACCAGGAAGAACACTGTATACCAATGCAAGACAGCTGCTTGATCTGGTCTATACAAAGGGTGTGGACACATGTGGGCTCTTTCTACATGCTCTCAAACTGGTTTTGCCTGAAGCACAGGCAGTGGGGCTCTCTTTCTCCGAATCCTGCTCAAATCTAGAAGAAAACGATGAACGTCAGAGCACTTCTAATCAAACTCTTCTGGCTCAACGACCGAGCCTTGTCCACAAGCttcagggctgtgttgatggtgTTCTAGAAGCTCTGCTGGATTCGGGTCACTTTTCTTCAGCTGATTGTGATGAAGTGCGGTTACCTATATATACTCCCACCCAACAGGTACTGTAAGCACCTGAATGTCACATTGTTAAAATGTGGTTTGACAACTTCATGCAATTGTTCTTTACCTTTAAACTGTCTTGGAATGAAGCTTGTCATTATTTCTGAATTCCTGATACTTAGATGTCATACAGACAGAAGTGCTGGagtatttttgttactttttatgTTACTTTATCAGTCAATACTATACTTTAAATAGATCTAATACTATTCTGATATTCCTGAGTAATTATAcaagtaatataaaataatataaagaaaactGGTAAACATATCTTGCTGCCTTTGTATAGATCCAGGCAAGGTTTTTACCACTTGGTGCCTGTCTTTGTGCTAAGCTAAGCAAGGTAAAGCTCTTTCTGCTGTTGCATTATTAGATTATGAATATGTAAGTTGGTCTTTTATATAACTCTGCAACAATCCAAATAACTgtcaaaaataaactttttattattttcatccaTGTCCATGTGATCAATCAGGCAAGGCGTCTGCTTGACCATGTTAGATCCAGAGGTGATTTAGCAGCATCGGTTCTCCTGCAGTACATTCACCAAAAACAAGAACCTGGATTGCCACTTAACCAGAGGGAACTGACTCCTCCCAAAGGTCTGTTACTGTAAAAAGCAATGTTTAAAATCGCAGCAATATGTATTGTTTTTATGAGTAAAGCTATCCTTGATCACCCTCATGGGAATAATGTCCGAAATACAGAAGGTTTCTGGTTATACTTTGAAACACAAAATTGGCAGATTATATTACAAGATTATGCATGTTCCACATTTTACCAAAGAGATACAGGATGTATGAAATGATGACTTGTTCACTCATTCCATCTGTTCTTCACAAATTTTTCTTTCACAGAGTTTTTAAAGTACCAGAAGAAGCTGAGCAGCTCTGTGTCTGCTCAGGCCTGCTTTCTCAGCACTTATGGGGGAACTAGCCATATGTCTCTTGATGACATTTACACTGACGGCGAGCTGGAACTAGCTGAAGTTAATGCCCATGGACCTTTGGGATTGGAAGACATCGTTGGTTTGGCGGGTATAGTGAATGAGGAGGCCGACACAGTGCTAGTATCTGGGGAGGCAGGCAGTGGAAAAAGCACCCTTCTCCAGAGGCTGCACTTGCTTTGGGCTCGAGGGTTAGCCCTTCAAGACTTTCTCCTTCTATTTCCATTCAGCTGTCGTAGGTTGAATTCAGAGCACAATGAACTGTCAGTCCAGGAGTTGTTGTTTCAGCACTGCTGCTGGCCAGACCGGAATCAAGAAGAAATTTTCCAGTTCATCTTGGACCACCCGCATCAAATCCTGTTCACTTTTGATGGCCTGGATGAGCTCAAGCAGAGCTTTACAGATGAACACAGAGTTTGCTGCCCCACCCAGCGTGCACCTGTTCATGTATTATTGTTCAACTTAATCCAGGGTTCCCTCATGAAGGGGGTGCAGAAAGTGGTCACTAGCCGTTCAGAAGCAGTGAGCCCATTGTTAAAGAAGCACCTACGCAAAGAGGTTGTCCTGAAAGGGTTTTCCCCAGCTGGGATTGACTGTTTTGTACGGAAACATCACAGGGACCCCACTGTAGCCGCTAAGGTTTTAGAGTCAATGCAGGCGAACACAGCTTTACTTGGACTCTGTCACAGTCCAGTTCTCTGCTGGATAGTTTCACAGTGCCACAAGGAGCTGCTGGGCTGTGGAGAAGGCAGCCCCAAAACAATTACAGATGTTTACCTGATGATCTTACAGCACTTTCTCCAGCACCAAAGTCCTCTGAAGAGCACGATGGGTTTAGGCTGGCTACAGGAGCACCTAAAAACAGTCCTTCTTCTTGGACAGCTTGCATTTGAGGGGATAAGATCCACCTGTTATATTTTTTCAGGTACAGACCTTGAAGCATGTGGTGTAACTGAAAAGGATATCTGCATGGTTTTTCTCATAAAAAGCAAAGATATGTCCTCTACCCACTCCAAGTGCTATGAATTCAGTCATGTGACATTGCAATGTTTCTTTGCTGCTCTCTTCATTGTTTTGTCAAGTAACACTAACCGTTCAGTTATCCCAAAGCTCTTTGAGCTAGAGAACATGAGGGAGACAGGTCTGACCCGTGTCTGCTTTGGAGCCTGCTTGCCTTCCAGTGATCAACAACAGCAAGCTTCAGAGAAGGAAAGTAAAGCAGCAGAGACACCAAATCTGCAAATCACAGCCATGTTTGTGTCTGGACTATTGTCCCAGCGCCATCAAAATCTGTGGCTCCACTGCTGCCCCAGCGCTGCGGTGGAAAAAAAGGCCAGACAGGTGGCAAAATGCCTTTCCAAAGGCATTCAGAAACACTTTAGGTCCATTCCCCAACCTGTACAAGGGGAAAAGAAGAGCATGCATGCAATGCCCGACTTTGTGTGGCTTATAAAATGCCTCTATGAGATGCAGGAGAGTCAGATAGCTA contains these protein-coding regions:
- the nod2 gene encoding nucleotide-binding oligomerization domain-containing protein 2 isoform X4, translated to MLAEELVLKQRTKILHALCSSGSAEHLERVLDILLAQGALIWEDYQNIQARRLLDHVRSRGDLAASVLLQYIHQKQEPGLPLNQRELTPPKEFLKYQKKLSSSVSAQACFLSTYGGTSHMSLDDIYTDGELELAEVNAHGPLGLEDIVGLAGIVNEEADTVLVSGEAGSGKSTLLQRLHLLWARGLALQDFLLLFPFSCRRLNSEHNELSVQELLFQHCCWPDRNQEEIFQFILDHPHQILFTFDGLDELKQSFTDEHRVCCPTQRAPVHVLLFNLIQGSLMKGVQKVVTSRSEAVSPLLKKHLRKEVVLKGFSPAGIDCFVRKHHRDPTVAAKVLESMQANTALLGLCHSPVLCWIVSQCHKELLGCGEGSPKTITDVYLMILQHFLQHQSPLKSTMGLGWLQEHLKTVLLLGQLAFEGIRSTCYIFSGTDLEACGVTEKDICMVFLIKSKDMSSTHSKCYEFSHVTLQCFFAALFIVLSSNTNRSVIPKLFELENMRETGLTRVCFGACLPSSDQQQQASEKESKAAETPNLQITAMFVSGLLSQRHQNLWLHCCPSAAVEKKARQVAKCLSKGIQKHFRSIPQPVQGEKKSMHAMPDFVWLIKCLYEMQESQIAKDAMSKLEVDHLKLTYCNIGPVECTALAYVLQHLRNPVGLQLDNNSVGDVGVEQLLPCMHICNSLYLRNNNITDEGIRKLIAKVIQCDSFQKIALFNNKLTDACMQDFSYLLKTKQVFISLRLGNNNITAEGAKQLAEGLKVNQTLAYLGLWGNRIGDAGTEALASSLEKSNSLVWLSLVGNGVGSAGACALANLIRKSTSLQELWLTENCITRTGVECLIQALKHNTYVTSVWLRNNDLSLEDVEEMKQLESRLIF
- the nod2 gene encoding nucleotide-binding oligomerization domain-containing protein 2 isoform X3, with translation MLAEELVLKQRTKILHALCSSGSAEHLERVLDILLAQGALIWEDYQNIQVPGRTLYTNARQLLDLVYTKGVDTCGLFLHALKLVLPEAQAVGLSFSESCSNLEENDERQSTSNQTLLAQRPSLVHKLQGCVDGVLEALLDSGHFSSADCDEVRLPIYTPTQQIQARFLPLGACLCAKLSKARRLLDHVRSRGDLAASVLLQYIHQKQEPGLPLNQRELTPPKEFLKYQKKLSSSVSAQACFLSTYGGTSHMSLDDIYTDGELELAEVNAHGPLGLEDIVGLAGIVNEEADTVLVSGEAGSGKSTLLQRLHLLWARGLALQDFLLLFPFSCRRLNSEHNELSVQELLFQHCCWPDRNQEEIFQFILDHPHQILFTFDGLDELKQSFTDEHRVCCPTQRAPVHVLLFNLIQGSLMKGVQKVVTSRSEAVSPLLKKHLRKEVVLKGFSPAGIDCFVRKHHRDPTVAAKVLESMQANTALLGLCHSPVLCWIVSQCHKELLGCGEGSPKTITDVYLMILQHFLQHQSPLKSTMGLGWLQEHLKTVLLLGQLAFEGIRSTCYIFSGTDLEACGVTEKDICMVFLIKSKDMSSTHSKCYEFSHVTLQCFFAALFIVLSSNTNRSVIPKLFELENMRETGLTRVCFGACLPSSDQQQQASEKESKAAETPNLQITAMFVSGLLSQRHQNLWLHCCPSAAVEKKARQVAKCLSKGIQKHFRSIPQPVQGEKKSMHAMPDFVWLIKCLYEMQESQIAKDAMSKLEVDHLKLTYCNIGPVECTALAYVLQHLRNPVGLQLDNNSVGDVGVEQLLPCMHICNSLYLRNNNITDEGIRKLIAKVIQCDSFQKIALFNNKLTDACMQDFSYLLKTKQVFISLRLGNNNITAEGAKQLAEGLKVNQTLAYLGLWGNRIGDAGTEALASSLEKSNSLVWLSLVGNGVGSAGACALANLIRKSTSLQELWLRNNDLSLEDVEEMKQLESRLIF